CATCGGACCCGATGGCCATATTGCCTTCAATGAGCCCGGCTCCTCATTGGTGTCCCGAACGCGGGTGAAAACTCTGGCGCAGGATACACTTGAAGCGAATGCCCGTTTCTTTGACAACGATATGAGCAAGGTGCCCAAACAGGCTTTAACCGTGGGCGTTGGCACTGTGATGGACTCCAAGGAGGTGATGATCCTCATCACCGGAGCTCACAAGGCATTTGCCCTGTACAAGGCCATCGAGGAGGGTGTGAATCACATGTGGACCGTCAGTGCCTTCCAGCAGCATGCAAATACCCTGATGATCTGCGACGAGGATGCCACTTTGGAGCTGAGAGTTAAGACCGTTAAATATTTCAAGGTATGCCCGCCCACGATGTCGTCGCTTTTGTAGACGAACTGGGAATAGAACTGGTATACTGGTGAATTAGGGTCTACCGAAGGTGTTGGTCTAATAACCCCCCTAACTTGAAAATCTAATCTTTAGAAGCAGAAGTTGGATACATGTGAACTCTTATATGGTTGTTAGTTAAGTCTAAGAATTTTGCATGCCTATATGCTTGTAATATAAAAGCTTCCACGGTTGTAGGCATACGGTTAAGTAGAACGTTAAAAGAGACAGCATTTTGTTAACGACTGGCTGACTGGCCATTCCCACAATTTCACAGGGCATTCTCAGAGATCTAGACGAAGGCTCCCCACTGGAGGGCTACAAAAACTGATAATGCGTAAAGTATACAGCTTTATTTTCCAAAGCAATTTTTAAGTAAATGATATTGATTCCAAGGACTATTTCTGTGATTAAGAGAGTCAACAAGTAATGATTATCGGATGGAAGACTGCCTGCTGCTATAAACTAGTTCTTATAAGGTCATTAGAATAATCCAgctaaaaaaagaaatcaaaattaaatattacttttaaatgcctttttttccaagttttttcattttaagaaatataaagCAATTGTCTTGATAAAATCTTAGGACCTTGACatgaattaaaatataaatatacttgCAGACACGTTATATTCTTCTAATAAACtctaaatattattataattaattaatatatataccaATTTTGCAGAGTCTGATGGACGTCCATTCCAAGCTGATAGAGCAACAAAAGACGACGTAACCCCAGATACTAAAGGGAATAATGGAGATCTGGATTCCATCGTTACCAGCATTATAGTTTTTTCAATCAAAAGGAATCgaatttttatacaataaatgaatttttatatgTTATCGCcttaaatttctttaaaatttatgcGAAAGATGTTGAGtaatcttttatttaaaaactataaattttAGGTTGCCCATAAATATTGAAAGTTCAAGTTCACTGTATAATTTTGTGGTTTCCATTTTATTATCTAAATGTTCTATAATTACAAATATGTGTACACTATAAGGGGTATAAAAGTGGTGGCTATGCCATTCAAGAAGGGTCCGTCAGATTCTAGACAGGATCTTGTTGTCCGTGTAGACGAACTCCTCGTGATCCTCGATAAGGCGGAAGAGCTCCTTGGCATAGTAGATGGATCGCACCGACTCCTCCAGAATGAGCTGGTGGTTCTGGACGGCCCGTCGCACTTGTTCGTGTATGAACATGGCCTCCAGCCGCTTGGCCCGCTGAGTCAGGCGACAGGCCTCGTTGTTCCGGAGACGTGCTTCGCCGGCCGTCAGACGGCGCTCCACGACGGGCTGATGGCGAGCCGCGTGGCTGTGGTAGCTACAGATGTCGCCGATGACACCGGCATTCACATTGAAGATTCCGTCGGAGGCGCTGATTACCGTTCTGCATGCGGCCGGAGTGCAGACCATTTCTCGTGCCAAGTGCTCACGGATCATCTCCTGCAGGGCTTCGCGGCGTGCGATGGTCAGATAGCCCCGGCGGATGTACTTCCTGCCAATCTTCTCGCGCATCGATTTGAAGCAGAAGACTTGGGTGCCCCAGCATTTGCCTTTGAGTGGGTTGGGATTCTTGCGATCTGCCCGTGGATCCCGGAAAAGTTGCCTCTTCACCCGCTTCAGGCTCTCCTTTTGCGGCGTCAGTCGTTCTGGGAGCAGGCAACTGTTCACCTGGTGCCACACTTCGCCGGGTGTACTCAGCGCCATTGCACTTGTAGTCCTCCAGTACATCTTGTGACCCATGCCGTTCATCAGATACAACTGGCGGATGCATTCGTTGAGGAAGCTCCTCTTCGTGGGGCTCTTGAAGTTGGGCGGGTTATTGAGCACGTAGTGATCTCGCTTGTACACCACGCAGTAGCCGTAGTCCTTGTCTCCGGTGAGGATGCCTGGTTTCTGGTACACGATCAGCTGCTGGTCCTTGTAGTCAATGGGCGAGTTAAAGATGAAGATCTGATTCTTCAGGGCCTCCTCCTCGTTGGGAGTGCGGAACATCATCAGCTTCTTGGAATTCGTGGACTGAGCCATGGCTATCGGCGGTTGGAATGTGAGTGATAATGATGAGGTTGATTTGGTGGGTTTATATAGTGCGACAGGTAGTCGATGTGGGTGGTGCTCTGACCTGTTTGTGATTATGAGCAGGTCAAAGGCTGGGTTTTTTCGAAGCTTTAAATTCTTATGGCCGATTTTATACCTGCGATGCGACAGATGGTCTTCCAGATCTAAGTATTGCCTGCCAATTCGCATTTCCCCTAAGAAAAACCAGGTATAGATAACAATAGGAAATGTTTAAGCAACAGAATGCATTTCGCTTAAGATCAGGCATAACTGCATAACTTCtacttttgtttaaatactGCAAGTTATATTTCAAAAAGTGATTATGTTTTTAGTTTCATCAAACTGACAATTCTCTAGCTACTTTGAAATAAACGAGTAAACAGAATGGATAAACCGTGATTTTTGGGGTTACGATATTAAATATCGTGTGAACGGAAAATCCTATTGCACTAAAAGATTTATATCTTTTATATCAATACGtgatatgtattattaaaacaGATTGGGTTCATTTTTCTTAggaagtttatttatttaaattataagtTAGATTGTACGTGAGCTACTTTAtgatatatacaaattttcataaaaaacaTGTAAACTAATTTATGTTCATAATTGATTTAACACGTGTCACATATGTGTTGGCTTAAAGAATTTCCAAGCAGTGTTGGCCTAATTGGGTGGTAGTTTTCATGAGTTGTCAACTGGCAAGTATATATTACTTGAACAAAGTAATTTGATTAAACTGGATTTTGATTTCAGTCAAACATTTCCTTGTGCTAATTCTAACGTTTCACTTTTTAACTGGGATTAGAAAAGCCATCGGTCAGAAGCAGAAAGTTAAGAATATACGAATATAAAGAAAAGCAACGGATATTGCAAACTGTAAAATTGTCCAAGGTAAGCGCGGTATTTAACCAATGTATAGTCTATAAGAACAAATCCCAAAATGgatttaattttagtttgtGGCTTGTAGCATTTATTATAACTTTGACAATTTTGTGTTAATCCGTACCAGGTGTTTGGTTCGGGCCATAAACAGCGACGCATTTGGGCCCAGCAAGTCGGACAGGTAAAGCTCCTCGCCAGGTAAAAGCCCCTATTGCAGAGACCCTTGTTTTTGGTGTGCCATATAAGACAGAAGGATGAGAGATTGCAGCTGTCAGAGAGAATCGAGTCTTCAGATCGACAACAACATGGGCAACGTAATGGATCGCAAGGTGTCCTGCTCAGAGGCACGTGCCACAAacaccacgcccactccgaTTGCGAGTGAAAAGGAGACGGAGGCGCCACTGAAGGAACAAGTGCTGGAGCCGCAGGAGATTGTCCCAAATTTATCGTTCCATTTGTTCAGCTATCGACAGCAAATGGGCAGCAAGAAGCACCAGTTGATGAAGTGGGCCACATCCAAGTTGGTACTCACCGAAGAGCTGCTCAAATTGCAAAGGCAACGACTGGCAGATACCAACGAGTCCTGGACCGATTTTGCATCCTTGTACGCGGACAAGGATGATGAGGAGAATCGTGAACCAAATGGTGACGATACATTAGTTCAGGAACTGAGCAACCTGAGAAACTATCGAATGGAATTGAGGGGCACCATTCTGGAGTTTGCCCAGGAGAAGATGAAGAAGCGAGAGAAGAAAAAGTTGAAGCGACTGAAACGACGCACCCTCATCTCCTCCAAGAAACCCAGCAATAAGAATAAGATCGACTACTGGTATCCGCATACGGATATCGAGGAGACGGTGGACTTGGATCCTCAGGATCAAACGGAAGTCGTTGTCATCGATTAGGTTAGCATTATACTAAGCCTTAGTTACTTTAGTCGTTATTCTTGTTATAATTGTACATATACACTGATAAGCTTAGAgaatattcaaaatataagAACAACATATtgtatacaaatttttttttatacttacACACTCTGATGATGGCTTCGACTATATAATACCCATTACTCATAATGCAGTACAGAGGGTTTATGcaattttactttttaatacTTTCTGCTTTTATATGAACATTACACTTtctatatttacaattttgaTACCGACTTATCCCATCTCCACGTTCTATACCTTCTTGCGGACAAAGTGATCGTAGAACACAACATACCCGAACTTGGGAGAGTAGACCATCGATCGCTTGGCGTTCCTCGAGTAAATGTTGAACTGGCCGCCCACCGAAATCATTTTGTGGTCACCGCGATGCATGAACATCAGTCCGAAGTGATGGTCGTGCATCACCTGGTAGTTATCGCTATCCGTGTACTTGACCACGTTATACCGGGGATTCGAGTAGCTGAGATGGTGTGGCATGGGCTTCAGACGAGAGCGACCTTGGAAGACTCCCCGCCAGTCTGTGTGCTTGATTGCCTCGCGGAAGCAGTTGCGCCAGCTCATGTCCAGGTCTATGTAGCCGGAGATCTCCGAGCCGTCCATGTGGATGTACGAGGTAAAAACGATGGTCTGTTATGCAATTAATAGAAAAGAGAGTATATCAGCTAAGATGCCGAGCCTACCGATAGTATCTTGTTCAAGTTGAGCAGCTCGCGGGCCTTGAACTCCAGAAGAACTGGGTCCCTGTTCGTCGGCGACAGGAGGTCGCTGAACAGGCCCACGTGTGCCAGCTTCGGCCTAATGGCCTCCAGGGCCAGGTCAACCCTCTTCTCATACTCTTCGGCTGTGTAGGGTATCTTGGTGGTGCGGTAGCCCAGCTGGACGATGGTCTTGATCGTGTTTTGATTGCCCAGATATCTGTGGTCCGTGACGGTGGCAAACGAGGAGATGTAGTCATTGTAATTGTCAAAC
The sequence above is a segment of the Drosophila melanogaster chromosome 2L genome. Coding sequences within it:
- the Oscillin gene encoding oscillin, isoform D gives rise to the protein MRLVILETSDSVGKWAAKYVMKRINDFQPSADRYFVLGLPTGSTPLGMYKELIEFHKQGKVSFQYVKTFNMDEYVGLARDHHESYHYFMWNNFFKHIDIEPKNVHILDGNAADLVAECNKFEDQIREAGGVELFIGGIGPDGHIAFNEPGSSLVSRTRVKTLAQDTLEANARFFDNDMSKVPKQALTVGVGTVMDSKEVMILITGAHKAFALYKAIEEGVNHMWTVSAFQQHANTLMICDEDATLELRVKTVKYFKSLMDVHSKLIEQQKTT
- the Oscillin gene encoding oscillin, isoform F, which gives rise to MRLVILETSDSVGKWAAKYVMKRINDFQPSADRYFVLGLPTGSTPLGMYKELIEFHKQGKVSFQYVKTFNMDEYVGLARDHHESYHYFMWNNFFKHIDIEPKNVHILDGNAADLVAECNKFEDQIREAGGVELFIGGIGPDGHIAFNEPGSSLVSRTRVKTLAQDTLEANARFFDNDMSKVPKQALTVGVGTVMDSKEVMILITGAHKAFALYKAIEEGVNHMWTVSAFQQHANTLMICDEDATLELRVKTVKYFKGILRDLDEGSPLEGYKN
- the CG14014 gene encoding uncharacterized protein: MAQSTNSKKLMMFRTPNEEEALKNQIFIFNSPIDYKDQQLIVYQKPGILTGDKDYGYCVVYKRDHYVLNNPPNFKSPTKRSFLNECIRQLYLMNGMGHKMYWRTTSAMALSTPGEVWHQVNSCLLPERLTPQKESLKRVKRQLFRDPRADRKNPNPLKGKCWGTQVFCFKSMREKIGRKYIRRGYLTIARREALQEMIREHLAREMVCTPAACRTVISASDGIFNVNAGVIGDICSYHSHAARHQPVVERRLTAGEARLRNNEACRLTQRAKRLEAMFIHEQVRRAVQNHQLILEESVRSIYYAKELFRLIEDHEEFVYTDNKILSRI
- the CG18269 gene encoding uncharacterized protein, encoding MGNVMDRKVSCSEARATNTTPTPIASEKETEAPLKEQVLEPQEIVPNLSFHLFSYRQQMGSKKHQLMKWATSKLVLTEELLKLQRQRLADTNESWTDFASLYADKDDEENREPNGDDTLVQELSNLRNYRMELRGTILEFAQEKMKKREKKKLKRLKRRTLISSKKPSNKNKIDYWYPHTDIEETVDLDPQDQTEVVVID
- the CG14013 gene encoding uncharacterized protein encodes the protein MATQGKSVDFSVLEFDNYNDYISSFATVTDHRYLGNQNTIKTIVQLGYRTTKIPYTAEEYEKRVDLALEAIRPKLAHVGLFSDLLSPTNRDPVLLEFKARELLNLNKILSTIVFTSYIHMDGSEISGYIDLDMSWRNCFREAIKHTDWRGVFQGRSRLKPMPHHLSYSNPRYNVVKYTDSDNYQVMHDHHFGLMFMHRGDHKMISVGGQFNIYSRNAKRSMVYSPKFGYVVFYDHFVRKKV